A single Pseudoalteromonas phenolica DNA region contains:
- a CDS encoding aminoglycoside phosphotransferase family protein, with translation MIKSDNRKTQLDAFLAKCLEEQPFSYQAITSDASFRQYYRVITDSKNLILMDSPVELIDNRPFVGLQQDFAEAGLVVPQVIAKNLELGFILLSDLGAEHLADRLSLDSRISEYKTVLDLLPQIASIAPSQWMKPYDKEFIRLEITIFKEWLLERWLGIELSREYSRFWHELETVLVDIMLEQPQVTMHRDFHSRNIMKTSSGWALIDFQDAVQGPISYDAVSLLKDCYFTLPKDEFEQLLKYNYELMSKQEMMESMSFEKYCYYFHLTGLQRHLKASGIFCRLFLRDNKKGYLQNILPTLSYVYDVCTQYEQFQWLATWLDNEIIPLIKLKLEPQL, from the coding sequence GTGATAAAGAGCGACAACAGAAAAACACAATTAGATGCTTTTCTAGCAAAATGCTTAGAAGAGCAACCCTTTTCCTATCAAGCGATAACCTCTGATGCGAGTTTCAGGCAGTATTATCGTGTGATAACAGACTCTAAAAACTTGATCTTAATGGATTCTCCAGTTGAGCTAATTGATAATCGACCGTTTGTGGGGTTGCAACAAGATTTCGCTGAGGCTGGGTTGGTTGTACCGCAAGTGATCGCAAAAAATTTAGAGCTAGGCTTTATTTTGTTGAGCGATCTAGGCGCTGAGCACTTGGCTGATCGTTTGAGCTTGGATAGTAGAATATCGGAGTACAAAACTGTATTGGATTTGTTACCTCAGATTGCATCCATTGCGCCGAGTCAGTGGATGAAGCCATATGATAAAGAGTTTATTCGTTTAGAAATTACCATTTTCAAAGAATGGCTACTTGAAAGGTGGCTAGGAATAGAGTTATCTAGGGAGTATTCACGATTTTGGCATGAGTTGGAAACAGTTTTGGTGGATATCATGCTAGAACAACCTCAAGTGACAATGCATCGAGACTTCCATTCCAGAAATATTATGAAAACATCGAGTGGATGGGCGTTAATAGATTTCCAAGATGCAGTTCAAGGTCCTATCAGCTATGATGCTGTATCTTTGCTCAAGGATTGCTATTTTACCCTACCGAAAGATGAGTTCGAACAGTTATTAAAATACAATTATGAACTTATGAGCAAGCAGGAAATGATGGAGAGCATGTCTTTTGAGAAGTACTGCTATTATTTTCATCTCACCGGTTTACAACGACACCTCAAGGCTTCGGGAATATTTTGCCGCTTGTTTTTAAGAGATAACAAAAAGGGTTATCTGCAAAATATCTTACCTACTTTAAGTTATGTATATGATGTTTGTACTCAGTATGAGCAATTTCAATGGCTTGCAACTTGGCTCGACAATGAGATAATCCCACTAATAAAGCTTAAATTAGAGCCGCAACTATGA
- a CDS encoding DUF368 domain-containing protein: MSQLQSKRDFLFLFLKGAGMGAADVVPGVSGGTIAFITGIYTRLLNAIKSVNLDALLLLKKEGVKATWRYIDGTFLVTLFAGLLTSAASLAKLITYLLEHHKLLVWAFFFGLIIASFIYVAKQVRAWNLKTVACCILGALIAYTITSMTPAEANPSWWFYFVAGSIAICAMILPGISGSFILLLLGMYGHVLTAVTEKQFTLIALFLMGCVVGLMVFSRFLAWLLNRFEQLTFALLAGFLVGSLNLLWPWKQVLTTYTNSKGIEKPLMQQNISPAEFATLNGQDPMTLFCIALAIAGLVLILAIEKLTAEK, translated from the coding sequence ATGTCGCAGTTGCAAAGTAAGCGTGACTTTTTATTTTTATTTTTGAAAGGAGCTGGCATGGGCGCTGCTGATGTCGTCCCGGGCGTATCTGGTGGGACAATTGCGTTCATTACCGGTATATATACAAGATTATTGAACGCCATTAAAAGTGTTAATTTAGATGCACTTTTACTTCTAAAGAAAGAAGGGGTTAAAGCTACATGGCGTTATATAGACGGGACCTTTTTGGTTACGCTCTTTGCTGGACTATTAACAAGTGCAGCTTCTTTAGCGAAGCTAATTACTTATTTATTAGAGCATCATAAATTGCTTGTCTGGGCATTTTTCTTTGGCTTAATCATTGCCTCTTTTATCTATGTAGCCAAACAGGTTAGAGCATGGAATTTAAAGACCGTTGCTTGCTGTATTTTAGGGGCTTTAATCGCCTACACAATTACTTCGATGACTCCAGCAGAAGCTAATCCCAGCTGGTGGTTTTATTTTGTTGCAGGCTCAATAGCTATATGCGCCATGATTTTACCTGGGATCTCAGGTAGCTTTATTTTACTGCTACTGGGAATGTACGGCCATGTTCTGACAGCAGTGACAGAAAAACAATTTACGTTAATTGCGTTATTCTTGATGGGCTGTGTTGTTGGTCTGATGGTCTTTTCGCGTTTTCTGGCTTGGTTATTGAATCGCTTTGAGCAGTTAACTTTTGCATTATTGGCAGGCTTTTTAGTTGGCTCCTTGAATCTACTTTGGCCATGGAAGCAAGTACTGACGACTTACACTAATTCAAAGGGGATTGAAAAACCGCTTATGCAGCAAAATATTTCGCCTGCAGAATTTGCGACACTAAATGGGCAAGACCCAATGACATTGTTTTGTATTGCTCTTGCTATTGCTGGGTTGGTATTAATTTTAGCAATTGAAAAACTAACCGCGGAAAAATAG
- the surA gene encoding peptidylprolyl isomerase SurA: MNLKTLLIAALMGLGFSQAALAERVQLDKVVATVNDGVVLQSEVNKVISRVKQQAKEQNTQLPSDSTLRIQAIDRLVDQSLLLQLAERMGLEISDAQLDQTLANIASEQGATIADLRKSIEATGESFKAYREEIRQEITISQVRRANVDRRIYINPQEISNLQTILEQQTGQSEEYDIGHILVKVPSKASPEELDDARNRANKVIEFLNDGKDFKRIAIASSSGAKALDGGQLGWMGINEMPSLFAEAVKGKKKDDIIGPLRSGAGFHILKVQDIRGRQVVETTEVRSRHILIKPSIILSEEKARSMLAGFVKDLRAGDAEFADLAKEYSEDPGSALKGGEYDWTDPTTYVPAFRDTLLSLDKNEISEPFRSTFGWHIVQLLDKRVADKTDLAKKNRAHGILYNRKFKEESLRWMSEMREQANIDVFPTE, from the coding sequence ATGAATTTAAAAACGTTGTTAATCGCCGCCCTGATGGGATTAGGCTTCAGTCAAGCTGCTTTAGCTGAACGGGTGCAATTAGATAAAGTAGTCGCTACCGTGAATGATGGTGTCGTTCTGCAAAGCGAAGTTAATAAAGTTATCTCTCGAGTAAAACAACAAGCAAAAGAGCAAAATACTCAATTACCTTCTGATAGTACACTGCGTATACAAGCGATCGATAGACTAGTAGATCAATCTCTTCTATTACAGTTAGCTGAAAGAATGGGATTAGAAATTTCAGATGCTCAACTTGACCAAACACTAGCAAATATTGCTTCTGAGCAAGGGGCAACAATCGCTGACTTGAGAAAGTCTATTGAAGCGACCGGTGAAAGTTTTAAGGCTTACCGTGAAGAAATTAGGCAAGAAATTACTATAAGCCAAGTTCGACGTGCAAATGTTGACCGTCGTATTTACATTAACCCGCAAGAAATTTCAAATTTACAAACCATCCTAGAGCAACAAACTGGTCAATCAGAAGAGTACGATATTGGCCATATTTTAGTAAAAGTACCTAGCAAAGCATCACCAGAAGAATTAGATGATGCCAGAAACCGTGCAAACAAAGTTATTGAGTTTTTGAATGATGGAAAAGATTTCAAACGCATCGCAATTGCTTCTTCTAGCGGTGCTAAAGCACTTGATGGTGGTCAGTTAGGATGGATGGGAATCAATGAAATGCCATCTTTATTTGCTGAAGCCGTTAAAGGTAAAAAGAAAGATGACATTATCGGACCACTCCGCTCAGGTGCAGGCTTCCATATTTTAAAAGTTCAAGACATTCGAGGCAGACAGGTTGTTGAAACAACAGAAGTTCGCTCTCGACATATTTTGATCAAACCTTCTATTATTTTAAGTGAAGAAAAAGCACGCTCTATGCTTGCTGGTTTCGTTAAAGACCTACGTGCTGGTGATGCAGAGTTTGCAGACTTAGCAAAGGAGTATTCAGAAGATCCTGGTTCTGCATTGAAAGGAGGTGAGTACGATTGGACAGATCCAACGACTTACGTACCTGCATTTAGAGATACGCTACTTTCGCTTGATAAAAATGAAATCAGTGAACCATTTAGATCAACATTTGGTTGGCATATTGTACAACTACTTGATAAGCGAGTGGCTGATAAAACTGACCTTGCAAAGAAAAATAGAGCTCATGGCATCCTTTATAATCGAAAGTTTAAAGAAGAAAGCTTACGTTGGATGAGTGAAATGAGAGAACAAGCAAACATTGATGTTTTTCCTACAGAATAG
- the nhaD gene encoding sodium:proton antiporter NhaD, translated as MSFRRYTPLFLLAFLASFTPSVWAAGAHLDLTNSVVGFAAIAIFILAYTLVMLEEKLHLRKSKPVLVGAGLIWILIGSFYVSENIPHVTEEAFRHNLLEFAELMLFLLVAMTYINALEERRVFDALRAWMIRKGFNYKNLFWITGFLSFFISPIADNLTTALLMCAVVMKVAEGDKPFINLSCINIVIAANAGGAFSPFGDITTLMVWQAGMVTFGEFLVLFIPSLANFLVPAAIMSFYVENKQPTAAYEEVELKRGALRILSLFLFTVATAVACHSFLHLPPVLGMMMGLGYLQFFGYFLRVTLPGSLARKKALAEQQGDKERLARLGSVVPFDVFSKVSRAEWDTLLFFYGIVMCVGGLGFLGYLSLMSEVLYGGWSTTTANVFLGVISAVIDNIPVMFAVLTMQPEMSHGQWLLITLTAGVGGSLLSIGSAAGVALMGQARGYYTFFGHLKWTPVIALGYAASIALHLWLNAELF; from the coding sequence ATGTCTTTTCGGCGCTATACACCTCTATTTCTATTAGCTTTCCTAGCTAGTTTTACTCCCTCAGTGTGGGCAGCTGGTGCTCACCTAGATTTAACAAACTCAGTTGTCGGCTTTGCTGCAATTGCTATTTTTATTCTGGCATATACCTTAGTAATGCTCGAAGAAAAGTTGCATTTAAGAAAGTCTAAACCTGTGCTGGTTGGTGCTGGTCTGATTTGGATACTCATCGGAAGTTTTTATGTGAGTGAAAATATACCGCATGTTACCGAAGAGGCATTTAGACATAACTTACTCGAATTTGCCGAGCTGATGCTATTCTTGCTGGTGGCAATGACTTATATTAATGCGCTTGAAGAACGTCGCGTTTTTGATGCATTAAGGGCGTGGATGATCCGGAAAGGTTTTAACTACAAAAACTTATTCTGGATCACAGGCTTCTTGTCATTCTTTATATCGCCTATCGCGGATAACCTAACCACCGCTTTATTAATGTGTGCAGTAGTGATGAAAGTTGCTGAAGGTGACAAGCCTTTTATCAATTTAAGTTGTATCAATATCGTGATTGCAGCAAATGCAGGTGGCGCATTTAGTCCATTTGGTGATATCACCACCTTGATGGTTTGGCAGGCTGGCATGGTGACTTTTGGTGAGTTTTTAGTCCTGTTTATTCCTTCTTTAGCTAATTTCTTAGTGCCAGCAGCAATTATGAGTTTTTATGTTGAAAATAAGCAACCTACAGCTGCATATGAAGAAGTTGAATTAAAGCGAGGAGCTTTACGCATTCTCTCACTCTTCTTGTTTACTGTAGCGACGGCAGTCGCTTGCCATAGCTTCTTACATCTCCCTCCAGTCCTAGGCATGATGATGGGGCTAGGTTATTTACAGTTTTTTGGTTATTTCTTGAGAGTGACTTTACCCGGCTCTTTAGCTAGAAAGAAAGCCTTAGCTGAGCAGCAAGGGGATAAAGAACGTTTGGCTAGACTTGGCAGTGTTGTGCCTTTTGATGTGTTTAGTAAAGTTTCGCGTGCAGAGTGGGATACCTTGTTGTTCTTCTATGGCATAGTGATGTGTGTTGGAGGATTAGGGTTTTTGGGTTATTTGAGCTTAATGTCGGAAGTGCTTTACGGTGGGTGGTCGACCACGACAGCGAATGTATTTCTTGGGGTTATCTCTGCTGTAATTGATAATATTCCGGTTATGTTCGCGGTATTGACTATGCAGCCAGAAATGTCACATGGTCAATGGTTACTCATTACTCTAACTGCAGGTGTCGGCGGAAGCTTGTTATCTATTGGTTCTGCGGCTGGAGTTGCATTGATGGGCCAAGCACGTGGTTACTATACCTTCTTTGGCCATTTAAAGTGGACTCCTGTCATTGCACTGGGCTACGCAGCGAGTATTGCTTTACATTTGTGGTTGAACGCAGAACTATTTTAA
- the lptD gene encoding LPS assembly protein LptD, translating to MNKIWLTAALFPICPAVFAATEIEKPLLCQSNNMPKQWQPLTGLPKNAIDIRADQVKINNTTSAQFAGNVVINTEQMQLSASSALFNKQSLQLNAEGPLVYQDPYTLVQSNGLFADLNNYHIDLMGADYQLTQQLGHGGAAQLSARENSIDLLNASFTTCPSDKPFWSIEASTISLSKTEGWGETYNAVLRILDTPVIYIPYFTFPIDDRRKTGLLAPTISSSERYGLELATPFYWNIAPNYDATITPRYMSKKGIQLNTEFRYLTPRHSGLFAIEFLEKDDSEPELEERYLLFWQQNSYFNEKWRASVDITNVSDDNYLTDLNSEYGNATDTQLYRTGTLDYLGDVWSAQIKVQNFEVLGDHQESYAALPQITWQTTDSISWQGIDWSLHGEFSHFKNDELVITDASRLHIEPKASFAINDTAWSFLSEASILHTYYQQKGDFNEAQYKKRVSRTLPKLRIHAQMNLERQTKFVVNDGVQTLEPQLQYLYVPKKDQDNIGLYDTTKMQDDFAGLFREQRFSGVDRIAQANQFTVGATTRIFDNKNQERFNLSIGQIIYLDNNVKPTRQNPLNKTNYNALFAAESMIHWHRRWYLSAGIQYDADTKQLIQSHATIDYKGDKNQLVQLNHRYANDVSGYEIDQIGFFTSVPINQQWQLIASYHRDLVSKRSTEFFAGLQYESCCWAVQLTGNRQIQTDLNKTINQDEALFDTSIRLNFVLKGLGGKSNNDVSQLLQQGIFGYRRPYFLNN from the coding sequence ATGAACAAAATTTGGCTAACCGCGGCACTATTTCCTATCTGTCCTGCAGTGTTTGCAGCAACAGAGATTGAAAAGCCTTTGCTTTGCCAAAGTAATAATATGCCTAAGCAGTGGCAACCTCTCACAGGCTTACCAAAAAATGCAATCGATATTCGTGCTGATCAAGTAAAAATAAATAATACAACGAGTGCGCAATTTGCTGGTAATGTTGTAATAAACACAGAGCAAATGCAACTCTCTGCAAGTTCAGCACTCTTTAACAAACAAAGCTTACAGCTTAATGCCGAAGGGCCATTAGTTTATCAAGATCCCTACACGCTTGTTCAAAGTAACGGACTATTTGCTGACTTAAATAATTATCACATAGACCTCATGGGTGCAGATTATCAGCTTACCCAACAGCTAGGTCATGGTGGAGCCGCCCAATTATCTGCTCGTGAAAATAGCATTGACCTTCTGAATGCAAGCTTTACCACTTGTCCATCTGATAAACCATTTTGGTCGATTGAAGCGAGCACAATAAGTTTGTCTAAAACCGAAGGTTGGGGAGAAACTTACAACGCTGTTTTAAGAATTTTAGATACTCCTGTTATTTATATTCCTTATTTCACTTTCCCAATTGACGACAGGCGTAAAACAGGTCTTCTTGCACCCACTATATCAAGCTCAGAACGCTATGGGCTAGAGCTAGCGACTCCTTTTTATTGGAATATCGCACCAAACTATGACGCGACTATTACGCCTAGATACATGTCTAAAAAAGGCATTCAGCTTAATACAGAGTTTAGATATTTAACGCCTCGTCATTCTGGCTTATTTGCGATCGAATTCTTAGAGAAAGATGATTCTGAACCAGAATTAGAAGAACGTTATTTATTGTTCTGGCAACAAAATAGTTACTTCAATGAAAAATGGCGTGCAAGTGTTGATATCACTAATGTCAGTGATGATAACTATTTAACTGATTTAAACTCCGAATATGGTAATGCGACAGATACCCAACTATACCGAACAGGAACATTAGACTACCTTGGTGATGTTTGGTCTGCACAAATTAAAGTACAAAACTTTGAAGTACTTGGTGATCACCAAGAGTCGTATGCTGCCCTGCCTCAAATAACTTGGCAAACCACTGATTCAATATCATGGCAAGGGATTGACTGGTCATTACATGGCGAATTTAGTCATTTTAAAAACGATGAATTAGTCATCACAGATGCTTCAAGACTTCATATTGAGCCAAAGGCCAGTTTCGCCATTAATGACACAGCTTGGTCATTTTTGTCAGAAGCAAGTATCTTGCATACATACTATCAACAAAAAGGTGATTTCAACGAGGCTCAGTATAAAAAGAGAGTAAGCCGAACCTTACCTAAGCTGAGAATACACGCTCAAATGAATCTTGAGCGTCAAACAAAATTTGTTGTTAATGATGGGGTTCAAACACTAGAACCACAACTGCAATACTTGTATGTGCCTAAGAAAGACCAAGACAATATCGGTCTTTATGATACGACCAAAATGCAGGATGACTTTGCTGGTCTATTCAGAGAACAGCGCTTTTCTGGCGTCGACCGCATCGCTCAAGCTAATCAGTTTACTGTAGGCGCAACCACCCGTATTTTTGATAATAAGAACCAAGAGCGCTTTAATTTAAGTATCGGTCAAATCATTTATTTAGATAATAATGTCAAGCCAACTCGTCAGAACCCTTTGAATAAAACAAACTATAATGCCTTGTTTGCTGCGGAAAGCATGATACATTGGCATCGTAGATGGTACTTATCTGCGGGCATTCAATACGATGCTGACACTAAACAGTTAATTCAATCTCACGCAACAATTGACTATAAAGGTGATAAAAATCAGCTAGTGCAATTGAACCATCGGTATGCAAACGATGTCTCAGGTTATGAAATTGATCAAATTGGCTTTTTTACCAGTGTACCTATCAACCAACAATGGCAATTGATTGCAAGCTATCACAGAGATTTAGTGTCAAAAAGAAGCACTGAGTTTTTTGCAGGTTTGCAATATGAAAGCTGCTGTTGGGCTGTTCAGCTCACTGGAAACAGACAAATCCAAACCGATTTAAATAAAACAATTAACCAAGATGAGGCTCTCTTTGATACCAGCATTCGTCTTAACTTTGTACTCAAAGGGTTGGGTGGTAAATCAAACAATGATGTAAGTCAATTATTGCAACAGGGTATTTTTGGCTACCGTCGACCTTATTTTTTGAATAACTAG
- the murU gene encoding N-acetylmuramate alpha-1-phosphate uridylyltransferase MurU translates to MKAMILAAGRGKRMMPLTAELPKPMLKVNNKPLIEYHIERLKDAGITDIVINLAWQGDKIAQYFGDGAHLGVSIEYSFEPEGGLETAGGIINALPLLCKETDKFIVINGDIFTDYNVHALTQLVLDEGEAHIVLVENPPHHPDGDFTLGLANQMQKFTFSGIGLYQKSFFDAYDNQFLALGPLLRQGIEECRVSRELYLNLWSDIGTPERLKQINEQVGMAYVG, encoded by the coding sequence ATGAAAGCAATGATCCTTGCTGCAGGTAGAGGCAAGCGTATGATGCCTTTGACCGCAGAATTGCCTAAGCCTATGCTAAAAGTTAATAACAAACCTTTAATTGAATATCATATTGAGCGTTTGAAAGATGCAGGGATCACTGACATTGTCATTAACCTTGCTTGGCAAGGAGATAAAATAGCGCAGTATTTTGGTGATGGCGCTCACTTAGGCGTTTCGATTGAATATAGCTTTGAGCCTGAAGGCGGCTTAGAAACCGCTGGCGGCATTATTAATGCGCTGCCTCTTTTGTGCAAAGAAACTGATAAATTTATTGTTATCAATGGTGATATTTTTACAGATTATAATGTCCATGCTCTAACACAGTTGGTGTTAGATGAGGGAGAAGCCCATATCGTTTTAGTCGAGAACCCTCCACATCATCCAGACGGTGATTTCACGCTGGGGTTAGCCAATCAAATGCAAAAATTCACCTTTTCAGGTATAGGCTTATACCAAAAGTCATTTTTTGATGCCTATGACAACCAGTTTTTAGCTTTGGGCCCTTTGCTAAGGCAAGGTATCGAAGAGTGCCGGGTATCAAGAGAGTTATATTTAAACTTATGGTCAGACATAGGGACCCCTGAAAGATTAAAGCAAATCAATGAGCAAGTAGGAATGGCATATGTGGGGTAA
- the pdxA gene encoding 4-hydroxythreonine-4-phosphate dehydrogenase PdxA, whose product MTIRIAITPGEPAGIGPDLVIKLAQKSWPVQLVAVVDKTILEKRAKELGETINLIPFDEKEDAIVAPAGSLFYLQIEKGEEVTPGKLNEANGQYVLETLRVASQKNMDGTFAAVVTGPVHKGIINQAGISFSGHTEFFAQQSNTQDVVMMLATEGLRVALVTTHIPLAYVSRAITHDRLTKVINILNHDLQTKFGIAQPKILVCGLNPHAGEGGHLGREEIETIEPALDALNNQGMSLIGPLPADTLFQSKYLDNADAVLAMYHDQGLPVLKYKGFGNSVNITLGLPFVRTSVDHGTALDLAATGQIEVGSFDLAIREAIKLASKKAMN is encoded by the coding sequence ATGACCATTCGTATCGCTATTACACCTGGTGAACCCGCAGGCATTGGACCTGACTTAGTTATTAAGCTTGCGCAGAAATCTTGGCCTGTTCAACTCGTTGCTGTCGTAGATAAAACTATCTTGGAAAAGCGAGCGAAAGAGCTAGGTGAAACAATCAACCTAATCCCTTTTGATGAAAAAGAGGACGCGATTGTTGCCCCTGCAGGTAGTTTGTTTTATCTGCAAATTGAAAAAGGGGAAGAAGTCACGCCTGGAAAGTTAAATGAAGCGAATGGTCAATACGTATTAGAAACACTCAGAGTCGCATCACAAAAGAACATGGACGGCACATTTGCTGCAGTTGTTACAGGTCCTGTTCATAAAGGTATAATCAATCAAGCTGGCATATCTTTCAGTGGCCACACTGAATTTTTTGCTCAGCAGTCAAATACCCAAGATGTTGTTATGATGCTCGCCACAGAAGGATTACGTGTTGCGCTTGTGACAACTCATATTCCACTGGCATATGTCTCTAGAGCAATCACACACGATCGCCTTACGAAAGTCATAAATATTCTTAACCATGACTTACAGACTAAGTTCGGTATTGCTCAACCAAAAATCTTAGTCTGTGGCCTCAATCCGCATGCCGGTGAAGGTGGTCATTTAGGCAGAGAAGAAATTGAAACAATTGAACCAGCCCTCGATGCACTGAATAATCAGGGCATGTCTCTCATTGGCCCCCTACCGGCCGATACACTGTTTCAATCTAAATACCTTGATAATGCTGATGCAGTGCTCGCAATGTATCACGATCAAGGTTTGCCTGTGCTAAAATACAAAGGCTTTGGTAACTCAGTGAATATTACACTAGGTTTACCTTTCGTTAGAACATCCGTAGATCATGGCACAGCTCTAGATTTAGCCGCCACAGGGCAAATTGAAGTAGGTAGCTTTGATTTAGCGATCCGCGAAGCTATAAAGCTCGCCTCAAAAAAAGCAATGAATTAA
- a CDS encoding DUF3530 family protein, producing MPKAESSEHIMPTSPQVWLKQDLNNYLDATNMINITVNEQPLEVLFKTYMNASKRGIAIILPDIGHPLLSSNGSQFLQTALSDDGYDTYVLPSPDILFESLELPDFAQEQQPSSFAKAVFFQSESMLNEYKNELAARFQALTQQLSKMPDEHIVVIALGTSAGIFAELISEQPQLPVDALVTISAHLPHPKRNKDLAATLSLISPPLLDIYYSYDGPAITQSVSNRKRWAQRNSKYDYRQRELFGLSHELRQHQRLRKVVNGFLSHL from the coding sequence ATGCCTAAAGCTGAATCGAGTGAGCATATAATGCCAACATCGCCACAAGTATGGCTTAAGCAAGATTTAAATAACTATTTAGATGCTACTAACATGATTAATATTACGGTCAATGAGCAGCCACTCGAGGTGCTGTTCAAAACCTATATGAACGCATCTAAACGTGGCATAGCTATTATTTTGCCTGATATTGGACATCCATTACTCTCTTCAAATGGCAGTCAATTTTTACAAACCGCTCTTTCTGATGATGGTTATGACACATATGTTTTACCCTCACCCGATATTTTATTTGAATCCTTAGAATTACCTGATTTTGCCCAAGAGCAGCAACCCAGTTCCTTTGCCAAAGCTGTTTTTTTTCAGTCCGAAAGCATGCTCAATGAATATAAAAATGAGCTGGCAGCACGTTTTCAAGCTCTGACGCAACAATTGAGTAAAATGCCGGATGAACATATTGTTGTCATTGCGCTCGGCACTAGCGCAGGTATATTTGCTGAACTCATATCAGAACAACCTCAACTGCCAGTGGATGCTTTAGTTACCATTAGCGCACACCTTCCGCATCCCAAGCGCAATAAAGATTTAGCTGCAACCTTGTCGCTGATCAGCCCTCCGCTTCTTGATATCTATTATAGCTATGACGGACCTGCAATCACGCAGAGCGTTTCAAATAGAAAACGTTGGGCACAAAGAAATAGTAAATATGATTACAGACAAAGGGAGTTATTTGGACTAAGCCACGAACTAAGGCAACATCAAAGACTGAGAAAGGTAGTAAATGGGTTTCTCAGTCACTTATGA
- the djlA gene encoding co-chaperone DjlA translates to MWGKLLGTCFGFMFGRWLGAALGFWLGHLFDKSLKQDFDKAGGFQGFFDKGELDQRQALFFSSCFAVMGHIAKSNGRVSEIHIRAATAFMDDMGLHGEERKEAQNAFRSGKSGEFSLKESIRDVKEVFGRRYDLLQLFLEIQIQMAFSDGYLAEQEKQLLQQVSKLLGLSSRHFQFLLNRYQAEFQFRKQRSQQQGQQSSYHSEQQSNYRHRAEPPSLNRDNALAVLGLSKSANEKDIKRAYRKLMSQHHPDKLVSQGLPPHMMEVAKQKSQDIQSAYEFLKAK, encoded by the coding sequence ATGTGGGGTAAGCTACTTGGTACATGCTTTGGTTTTATGTTTGGCCGCTGGCTTGGCGCCGCACTTGGCTTCTGGCTTGGTCACTTATTTGACAAAAGTTTAAAGCAAGATTTTGATAAAGCAGGTGGTTTTCAGGGCTTTTTTGATAAAGGTGAATTGGACCAAAGGCAGGCATTGTTTTTTTCGAGTTGTTTTGCTGTGATGGGACATATAGCAAAATCTAATGGACGAGTAAGCGAAATCCATATTAGAGCAGCCACAGCCTTTATGGACGATATGGGCTTGCATGGTGAAGAAAGAAAAGAAGCTCAGAATGCATTTCGATCAGGCAAGTCGGGCGAGTTTTCATTAAAAGAATCAATTCGGGATGTGAAAGAAGTCTTCGGACGCCGCTATGATTTACTTCAGTTGTTCTTAGAAATTCAAATTCAAATGGCATTTTCGGATGGATATTTGGCGGAACAAGAAAAGCAACTTTTGCAACAAGTAAGCAAGTTGCTTGGTTTATCAAGCCGACATTTTCAGTTTCTATTGAATCGATATCAGGCTGAATTTCAGTTTAGGAAACAACGAAGTCAGCAGCAGGGTCAACAGTCAAGTTATCATTCAGAACAGCAATCAAATTATAGACATAGAGCTGAACCGCCTTCTTTAAACCGAGATAATGCTTTGGCCGTGTTAGGTTTATCGAAAAGCGCCAATGAAAAAGACATTAAACGCGCTTATCGAAAACTCATGTCACAACATCACCCTGATAAACTGGTTTCACAAGGTTTACCACCTCACATGATGGAAGTTGCAAAACAGAAAAGCCAAGATATTCAATCAGCTTACGAGTTTCTTAAAGCTAAGTAA